The Pseudoalteromonas carrageenovora IAM 12662 DNA window GTGCTTGTTGAACGTTTACTTGGGTGTCTAGCAGGGCCATTGACTGCCAAGCTTTAGTTTCGTTTGCGCGGGTAGTGCAAAGAGCCTTAACCGCGCTTTCATCATATACTGTTAAGTAACTGGTCACGTTATACTTCTACGATTTCCAATTCTAGTTCTTCAGCAGATAAAACAATGCCAGTGCTGTCGGCATAAATAAAATCGTCATCAAAAAACGAAACGCCTGCAAAGTTAACACCTATGCCATCTTCACCCGCGCCTTCGCTATCTGCAGCAACCGGAATAGATGCAATAGCCTGAATACCTAAATCTAGGTCTTCAAGTTCGTCAACATGGCGCACAGCACCATAAACAACAATACCTTGCCAGTTGTTTTCAAAGGCAAGTTCGGCAAGCTCTATATCAATAAGCGCACGGCGTGTTGAGCCACCGCCATCAATTAAAAGAACTGAGCCTGTACCATCTTGAGAAAGTAATTCACGGATCAGTTCGTTATTTTCAAAACATTTAACTGTTTTAATGCGGCCGCCAAAGGTATGACGTCCACCAAAGTTTATGAACATAGGTTCAAGCACGTCAACCACATCGGCAAAGTGATCGCATAAATCAGAAGTGCTGTAATCCATTATTTTATCCTCAAAAGATACATTAGGTTATAACTCAGTATACCCTCCTTATAAGCAATAACAACGACTTAATAGCAGTAAATTTAAGCAAAATACGCGCAAGATCATCAATAGCAACAATAGTGTCTTAAAAGCGTCACTCAATTGTTATTTACAACACCTAAGCTAAAACAGTGTTCAGATATTATGCAGCTAGGAGTAAGTGATGACTAATAACAGTGTGCTTAAAAAGGTAGCTCAAATGGATGAGCAATTGTTTTTAACTTTATTTAATTACAATTCGCCTAAATGGCTCAAAACAGCAGCGCTTGGTTTTTCAAAAAGCGGAGATGGGGCGCTTTACTTATTACTATGTGCAGCAGTGTGGTGGCTAAGTAGTAATGAACAACATCAATTACTTCCTGCTACGGTACTATTAGGTTTTGTTATTGAGAGGCCAATTTATTTTTTAGCCAAAAATCGTTTTGCGCGTATTCGTCCATGTGATTGTTTAGTAACAAATGCCTATATTGTGCCAAGCGATAAGTTTAGCTTACCGTCTGGGCACAGTGCGGCTGCATTTTTGGTAGCGACTATTTTGAGCCACTTCTTCCCTGAATTAGGCTTACTTTTCTTTGCGTGGGCTGCTGGTGTTGCATTGTCTAGAGTGGTATTGGGTGTACATTTTCCGGCGGATATCATTATTGGAGCAGCTATTGGTAGTTCATGTGGCTTATGTGCATTAATGCTGGTGGTGCCTGTATGAAGATATTGTATGGGGTACAAGGTACTGGCAATGGGCACATAACTCGCGCTCGGGTTATGGCTAGTCGCTTTAATGATTTAGGGATAGACGTAGATTATGTTTTTTCAGGGCGTGCGAATAAAGATTACTTCGATATGCATGAGTTTTCTGACTATAAAACATTTCGCGGTTTATCGTTTAGCACTCAAAACGGGCAAGTTAAAGCGCTACAAACACTTAAAAAGGCCAGAGTGTGTAAGTTAGTCAGAGATATAAAAGCCTTCGACGTAAAACAGTATGACTTTGTACTTAACGATTTTGAACCTGTATCGGCTTGGGCTGCAAAGCGATCAGGCATACCGGTGGTGGGGATAAGTCATCAAGCTGCATTTTTATCAGACAGCGTACCGATGTTTGGCCGTGGCATATTAAGAAAGTCTCTTATTAAAAACTATGCACCTGCAAATACCTATTTAGGCGTACATTGGCAACCTTTTGCGCACAATATTATTCCACCGTTTATTGCAAATCATGAACATGGTAATCCGGTTGCTGTTATGAACAAAGTATTGGTGTATTTACCGTTTGAGAACCTAGATAGTATTATTGACTATTTGAAAGATTTTCCTGAAAAAGAGTTTTATTGTTACCACCCACATGCACAGGATAAATCAATTGGGCATATACATTTACGATCTCCTTCTCGTACTGGTTTTTTAAATGACTTAGCAAATACCAGTGGTGTGATTGGTAATGCAGGGTTTGAGTTGGCTAGTGAGGCGTTAAAGTTAGGTAAAAAACTTTTATTAAAGCCGTTAGACGGGCAATTTGAACAAGGGGCAAACGCTCAAACATTGCTTGCGATGGGAATGGCGCATGTTATGAATTACTTAAACCCACAAGCACTTGATGACTGGAACAGTGCACCGCAAAACAAGCAAATTAACTATCCAAGTGATCCTGCACCATTAATTGATTGGCTCCTCAAAAAGCAGTGGGGTAATACTCAGTCATTACATAGCGGATTATGGGGAAGTGTTAATCTATAATAAAACATTTTTTAAAACCGCATTTAAGTAAAAAAAAGGTTAAGTTAATGAGATAGCTGCATTCAATAAGCTATACTGTAAATGCATATTTAACAAAGGCGTTTACGATGAATTTTTTACAAAACTTAACTATTAAACGACGTTTACAATTAAACGCTGTAGTTGTTGGTTTAGCGATGGTGCTTCTTTTATGCGTGATTATTTTTGAATCACGTACAACCCTTAGTTTAAACAAGACTATTCAATTAGCAGAAGAGCTTAACGTGCATGCATTAGCATTGCGTAAACATGAAAAAAACTTCTTGTTTTATAAACAAGAAGACGCGTTAACTGCATTTGAAACGGATTTTGAACAGTTAAGTGATAAAGTAAAAAAGTTAAAACAGTTGATGGCTAAACAAGGTATCGAGCAGGGGCAAGTTCAGCGCTTTGAGCAACTAATAAGTAGCTATAATAATGATTTTAAAACTGTTGTTAAGTTTCAAAAAGAGATAGGCCTAACCCCTACTGACGGGTTGTATGGCAAGCTTAGAAGTTCGGTACATGAAGTTGAGCAACTATTAAAAGAGCAGCAAAATTACCAATTATTGTCGTCAATGCTGCAATTAAGGCGCTCAGAAAAAGATTTTATGCTGAGATTTGATATTAAGTACCTAGGGCGTTTTAACGAGGGAATTAATACATTTAAACAGCAGATAGCTGCAGCGCAACTTCCAAGCGACTATAAAACACAAATTAATCCTCTGATTGATACATATCAAAGCGAGTTTAAAACACTTGTGCAGGCGCAAACTGAACTTGGGCTAGATCTTGAGTCAGGCGCGCTTGGGGTAATGCGCGATAGCGTAGATAAAAGCGATGCAATTGTTTCGCAAATCGTTAAAGACACTAAGTTACAAGTTGAGCAAAGTGTAGAGCAGGCTCAATTTTTAGCTATTTTAGTATTTGTAATTGCAGGTGTGATTGTATTGGCGCTAGTTTATTTTACGAGCCATTCCATTATTGTACCTATTGAGCGTGTTTATCACACCATTAACGATATTCGTCGTAATAATGATTTAAGTGTGATGATTGAACAAACAGGCAAAGACGAAATCACCACCATGACCATAGACTTTAATAGTTTAATTGGTGATTTTAAAAATCTGATTAATGAAGTTAACACTGCTTTAAATACACTAAATGTGGCTACTGAGCACTTATCTGAAAGTACTGCAGCTACAAGCTCTGGTATGCAAGAGCAATTACATGAGGCAGACATGGTAGCAACAGCTGCTACGCAAATGCAGGCAACTATTCAAGATATCTCTCATAATACTGAAGCGGCTGCTAAAAAAGCAGAGTCAACCAACTTAAGCGCACAGCAAGGGCGTAACGAAGTTGACTCAACGGTTAAGCATATTAGAGATTTATCTAGTTCGTTAGGGAATGCATCAAATGTTGTATCGCAACTAGAAAAAGACGGTGAAACCATTGGCTCAGTGCTTGATGTGATCCGCGCCATTGCAGATCAAACAAACTTATTAGCACTTAATGCTGCAATTGAAGCGGCTAGAGCTGGAGAACAAGGGCGTGGTTTTGCGGTAGTGGCAGATGAAGTTCGCTCACTTGCTCAGCGCACGCAAGAGTCTACTAGTGAAATAGAAGGAATTATTAATACCCTTCAACAACGCACTCAAGAGGTCGTTAGCATTATGCACCAGTGCCGTTCACAAGGAGATGAAAGCGCATCTCAAGCAATTAAAGCGGGTGAGCTACTTGGTGCTATTACCGAAGATGTACAAACTATTATGGAAATGAGTACCCAAATAGCCGTTGCGATTGATGAGCAAAGTCAGGTAGCGTCTGAGGTAAATAAAAACGTGGTACGTATAAGAGATATTGCACAAGATGCTTCGGGACATGCTGCTAATAATGCGCAGACAAGTGAAGAAGTGTCTGAGCAAGCACGCGTCCTGTTTACTGCAATTGATAAATTTAAGGTGTAATGACGCTTAAGTGCGTGCCTATAAAGTTCAAGGAATAAACTTTATAGGCACGCTATCTTTACTTTCTTCGTGTTCAGTTACCCGCGCTAAATATTCGCTCCATAACGTATCTTGTTGCTGTTGTAGCTTTTCAAAGTAGCGCCAGCTAAACAGCCCACTATTATGGCCATCATCAAAATCTAAACGCAGAGCATAATGACCAACCGGCACTATGTTTTTTATTCCTACAGCTTGCTTATTAAGTACTAACTTCATTGGGCCAGAGCCATGACCTTGTACTTCTGCTGAAGGGGAGTGAACACGTAAAAATTCGCAGCTAAATATAGTTTTACTGTCATCATCAAAGTAAACATCTAGGTTTTTACTTACACTGTGATAATGTACTTTTGTTACGTGTTTCATTTTATATATCCCATTAAAAAGCCCCCAATGTGGAGGCTTAGAGTATAGTATTTATGCCTAGCTTATAAAATAAAGCGGCTTAAATCTTCATCTTCTACTAATGCACCTAAGTGTTTTTCAACATAAGCGGCATCGATTACTAATGACGAGCCTGCTTTTTCAGAAGCATCGTATGAAATTTCTTCCATTAATCTTTCCATAACAGTATGCAAACGACGAGCACCGATGTTTTCGGTTTTTTCGTTTACTTGCCAAGCAGCTTTAGCAATACGCTCAATGGCATCGTCGCTAAACTCAACATCAACTTGCTCAGTTTTAAGAAGTTCGCGTTGTTGCTCAGTAAGTGAAGCATGAGGCTCTGTAAGAATACGCTTAAAGTCATCAGCAGTGAGAGCCTCAAGCTCTACACGAATTGGTAAACGACCCTGCAGCTCTGGGATCATGTCTGATGGTTTAGACATTTGAAATGCACCCGAGGCAATAAATAACATGTGGTCAGTTTTAACCATACCGTGCTTAGTATTTACAGTTGAACCTTCAATTAGCGGTAGCAGGTCGCGTTGTACGCCTTCACGGCTAACATCCGGGCCTGACGAATCGCCACGCTTACAAATTTTGTCTATTTCATCAATAAACACAATACCATTTTGCTCTACTGCAAAAATAGCCTGCTCTTTTAGCTCTTCAGGGTTAACTAATTTAGCGGCTTCTTCTTCCGTTAATAGCTTGAAGGCTTCTTTAATTTTTAACTTACGCTTAGTGCGCTTGTCGCCACCCATGTTTTGAAACATGCTTTGTAGCTGGTTGGTCATATCTTCCATACCAGGAGGCGCCATAATTTCTACATTTGGCTGTGCTTGCGCTAAATCAATTTCGATTTCTTTATCATCAAGCTGACCTTCACGTAGTTTTTTACGGAACGTTTGACGAGTTGATGAATTATCATCACGCTGTGTTTCACCGTATTGATCTTTCGCTGGTGGTAAAAGTGCATCTAAAATACGCTCTTCTGCAGCTTCTTCGGCGCGGTGCTTAAACTTTTTAGTTTGTTGCTCACGTGTCATTTTAATCGAAACATCAACTAAATCACGAATGATGGTTTCAACTTCTTTACCAACATAACCCACTTCAGTGAATTTAGTCGCTTCTACTTTAATAAATGGTGCATTGGCTAATTTTGCTAAACGACGTGCAATTTCAGTTTTACCCACACCTGTAGGACCAATCATTAAAATATTTTTTGGTGTAACTTCGCTGCGCAAATCATCATTAAGTTGCATGCGGCGCCAGCGGTTGCGAAGTGCAATAGCGACTGCTTTTTTAGCTTTAGCTTGGCCAATAATATGTTGATCGAGCTCGTGAACGATTTCTCTTGGAGTCATAGCAGACATAGCAATTCCTATTATAATTCTTCGATTGTTTGGAAGTTATTAGTAAATACGCAGATATTGCCTGCAATAGTTAAGCTTTTCTCTACTATTTCACGAGCGCTTAAATCTGTATTTTCTAATAGAGCAGTAGCTGCTGATTGGGCAAAGTTGCCGCCGCTGCCAATTGCAATTAGGTCGTTTTCTGGCTGCACAACATCGCCGTTACCGGTAATGATTAAAGAGGCGGTTTCATCGGCAACAGCAAGAAGGGCTTCAAGTTTTCTCAGGGCTCTATCGCTGCGCCAATCTTTGGCCATTTCTACTGCAGCTTTGGTTAGGTTACCTTGGTGCATTTCTAGTTTGCTTTCGAAGCGTTCGAAAAGGGTAAAGGCATCAGCAGTACCGCCAGCAAAACCAGCGATTACTTTGCCATTATAAAGACGTCGAACTTTACGGGCATTGCCCTTCATTACGGTATTGCCAAGTGAAACTTGGCCATCGCCGCCGATTACTACTTTGTCGCCGCGGCGTACACTTACAATAGTGGTCATGTTATTCCTCATCATCGAGTTGCAGTGGCAACTCGTAAAAAACGATTATGATGAGGTTATATGGGTGAATGGTTTATTTTCAAGTCCAGCCCCAAATTCCGCAGCCGACTATTTTTACACGTTTAAGTTTGTTCTTATCGCTTTCGGCTTGGCGTTTGGTTTTATAAGGGCCTAAGCGTACTTTGTACCAAATACCATTGCTGCCTTTTGCTTCTTTTATTTCAGAAATTAGCCCTGCAAATGCTATTTTAGCTTTAAGTGATTCGGCTTGTGCATGAGTTTTAAACGATCCGCACTGCATAACATACGGGCCTTTTTGCTCAATTTCTTTTACCTCAACCTGAATTTCGTGCTCTCTGATCTCTTTAATAAACTCAGGCGTGCGTGGTATCGCTACTTCTACTTTTTTTGCAGGCGTAGGGTTAGCTTGTTTTTCTACCAGTTTAGGATCGGCATTACTTTTTATAAACCATAATCCGTAAGCAAAACCGCCAACGAGTAACAAGGCAATAATTACTAATAGGATTGGGAAGGGCTTTTTAGCCGGTGCTTGTTTTTTACTGTTTCTGCCTGCAGGCTTTTTATTAATATAATCGTGCTGTGCCATGGTGTTATTGTGGCCTTAACTAAATCATGTCTATAGGGTCTACGTCTAAGCTCCAGCGAACTTTTTGTGCTAGTTTGCTAGTACTTAAATAATCAACCATTTGCGAAAGATACTGGTGTAATACGCGGCGATCTTGCGCTTGAATATGTAATTGAAAACGATACATACCTGCAACTCTCTCAAGAGGTGCGGGGATCGGACCGAGCAATTGTATACCAGATACCCCATTTACAGGAACCAAATCCGTCAAAAAATCGACGACTTGTTTAATACTGTGCCCTTGCGCCCTGACAATCGCCATATTAGTGATTGGCGGTAAATCTGCATCATCTCGCTCGCTTAAAGCGAAACGAGCAAAGTCTTGATAGCCATTATTAACTAAATCTTGTAAAAGAGGGTGTTCTGGAAAGTGCGTTTGTAATAATACTTGCCCGGGTTCGCCAGAGCGACCAGCACGTCCTGCAACTTGCGTAACTAACTGCGCTAAGTGTTCTGTTGCTCTAAAATCGCAAGAGTATAAACCGCTATCTACATCTAAAATAAGTACCAAGCTTACATCTGCAAAGTGATGGCCTTTAGCAAGCATTTGTGTACCTACTAAAATACGTGCGCCACCGAGATTTATTTCATCTAGTGCTTTTTCAAGGCTCCCCTTGCGACGGGTTGAATCGCGATCTATACGTGTTACTGGTGTGTCAGGAAACTCGCTCGATAAAAACTCTTCTATTTGCTCAGTCCCTTTACCGTTTGGAAAAATTTGCGTGCTTCCGCAGTCTGGGCATTGATGCGGGACATGGTATTGATCGCCACAGTGATGACAAATCATTTGGCCTATCGCTTTGTGAAAAGTCGCACTGGTACTACAGCGTTTGCACTCGCTTAGCCAGCCACACTCATGACAAATAAGAGTGGGAGAAAAACCACGACGATTTAAAAACACCATAACCTGTTTACCACGATTTAAATGTTGGCGCATAGTTGCAAGGCTTGCATGTGCAATCCCTGCTTGGTCAGGCTGCCCTTTCATATCAAGTAATTTAAATTGGTTATCGGTGGCCGTTTGCGCTCGTTCAGTAAGACTTAAAAGCTGGTATTTGTTATTTATAGCTTTATGTAGGGTTTCGAGTGCGGGCGTTGCACTGCCTAAAATAAGCGGTATTTTGTGCTGAAAAGCACGATACGCTGCTAAATCTCGAGCGTGGTAGCGTAAGGTGTCTTGTTGCTTGAATGATGAGTCGTGCTCTTCATCAACCACTATCATACCGAGTTTTAAAAATGGCAGGAAGATACTCGAACGTGTGCCTATTACTATAGCGCAACTGCCTTTTTCGCAAAAGCGCCATGTTTGTAAGCGTTCGTTGTCTGTAAGAGCCGAGTGCCATAACATAATCGGTGTATCAGGAAAGCGCCGACGAAAACGGTTTACAGTTTGCGGCGTCAGGCCTATTTCTGGCACTAATACTAATGCTTGCTCGCCGCGCTTTAAAACTTCCTCAAGGCACTGTAAATATACTTCGGTTTTACCACTGCCCGTGACACCTTCTAATAAAAAGCTTTTAAAGCCAGTGCTTTGGTTAATGGCAGTACAGGCAACAGCTTGTTCCTTATTTAATACGGGTTTGGTACCAACGGTAGGCGCAACACTTTGCCATTGATTATCGTGCTCAATAGTTTGTGTTATTAAATCTTTATCTATTAAGCTATCGATTGTTTTTTTACTAAAGCCTAGCGCTTTTAATTCAGTTAACGATGATTTACCTGATTGCGATAGCTGCTTTAATAGGTTTAACTGAGTTTTAGCTTTTAGCGAAGGGACTTTTGCGCCTTTCTCAGTAAGGGTAACCATATTAATACTGGTTTTATCGGGTGATTCACCTTGGCGAAGAGCCCCCGGTAACGCAATGTGTATAGTTTCGCCAAGTGGGTAGCAATAATATCGAGCTGTAAAGCTAAGTAAATCTAAGTGCTGGG harbors:
- the rraA gene encoding ribonuclease E activity regulator RraA, with protein sequence MDYSTSDLCDHFADVVDVLEPMFINFGGRHTFGGRIKTVKCFENNELIRELLSQDGTGSVLLIDGGGSTRRALIDIELAELAFENNWQGIVVYGAVRHVDELEDLDLGIQAIASIPVAADSEGAGEDGIGVNFAGVSFFDDDFIYADSTGIVLSAEELELEIVEV
- a CDS encoding phosphatase PAP2 family protein, with translation MTNNSVLKKVAQMDEQLFLTLFNYNSPKWLKTAALGFSKSGDGALYLLLCAAVWWLSSNEQHQLLPATVLLGFVIERPIYFLAKNRFARIRPCDCLVTNAYIVPSDKFSLPSGHSAAAFLVATILSHFFPELGLLFFAWAAGVALSRVVLGVHFPADIIIGAAIGSSCGLCALMLVVPV
- a CDS encoding MJ1255/VC2487 family glycosyltransferase: MKILYGVQGTGNGHITRARVMASRFNDLGIDVDYVFSGRANKDYFDMHEFSDYKTFRGLSFSTQNGQVKALQTLKKARVCKLVRDIKAFDVKQYDFVLNDFEPVSAWAAKRSGIPVVGISHQAAFLSDSVPMFGRGILRKSLIKNYAPANTYLGVHWQPFAHNIIPPFIANHEHGNPVAVMNKVLVYLPFENLDSIIDYLKDFPEKEFYCYHPHAQDKSIGHIHLRSPSRTGFLNDLANTSGVIGNAGFELASEALKLGKKLLLKPLDGQFEQGANAQTLLAMGMAHVMNYLNPQALDDWNSAPQNKQINYPSDPAPLIDWLLKKQWGNTQSLHSGLWGSVNL
- a CDS encoding methyl-accepting chemotaxis protein — encoded protein: MNFLQNLTIKRRLQLNAVVVGLAMVLLLCVIIFESRTTLSLNKTIQLAEELNVHALALRKHEKNFLFYKQEDALTAFETDFEQLSDKVKKLKQLMAKQGIEQGQVQRFEQLISSYNNDFKTVVKFQKEIGLTPTDGLYGKLRSSVHEVEQLLKEQQNYQLLSSMLQLRRSEKDFMLRFDIKYLGRFNEGINTFKQQIAAAQLPSDYKTQINPLIDTYQSEFKTLVQAQTELGLDLESGALGVMRDSVDKSDAIVSQIVKDTKLQVEQSVEQAQFLAILVFVIAGVIVLALVYFTSHSIIVPIERVYHTINDIRRNNDLSVMIEQTGKDEITTMTIDFNSLIGDFKNLINEVNTALNTLNVATEHLSESTAATSSGMQEQLHEADMVATAATQMQATIQDISHNTEAAAKKAESTNLSAQQGRNEVDSTVKHIRDLSSSLGNASNVVSQLEKDGETIGSVLDVIRAIADQTNLLALNAAIEAARAGEQGRGFAVVADEVRSLAQRTQESTSEIEGIINTLQQRTQEVVSIMHQCRSQGDESASQAIKAGELLGAITEDVQTIMEMSTQIAVAIDEQSQVASEVNKNVVRIRDIAQDASGHAANNAQTSEEVSEQARVLFTAIDKFKV
- a CDS encoding gamma-butyrobetaine hydroxylase-like domain-containing protein, whose protein sequence is MKHVTKVHYHSVSKNLDVYFDDDSKTIFSCEFLRVHSPSAEVQGHGSGPMKLVLNKQAVGIKNIVPVGHYALRLDFDDGHNSGLFSWRYFEKLQQQQDTLWSEYLARVTEHEESKDSVPIKFIP
- the hslU gene encoding HslU--HslV peptidase ATPase subunit, whose product is MSAMTPREIVHELDQHIIGQAKAKKAVAIALRNRWRRMQLNDDLRSEVTPKNILMIGPTGVGKTEIARRLAKLANAPFIKVEATKFTEVGYVGKEVETIIRDLVDVSIKMTREQQTKKFKHRAEEAAEERILDALLPPAKDQYGETQRDDNSSTRQTFRKKLREGQLDDKEIEIDLAQAQPNVEIMAPPGMEDMTNQLQSMFQNMGGDKRTKRKLKIKEAFKLLTEEEAAKLVNPEELKEQAIFAVEQNGIVFIDEIDKICKRGDSSGPDVSREGVQRDLLPLIEGSTVNTKHGMVKTDHMLFIASGAFQMSKPSDMIPELQGRLPIRVELEALTADDFKRILTEPHASLTEQQRELLKTEQVDVEFSDDAIERIAKAAWQVNEKTENIGARRLHTVMERLMEEISYDASEKAGSSLVIDAAYVEKHLGALVEDEDLSRFIL
- the hslV gene encoding ATP-dependent protease subunit HslV → MTTIVSVRRGDKVVIGGDGQVSLGNTVMKGNARKVRRLYNGKVIAGFAGGTADAFTLFERFESKLEMHQGNLTKAAVEMAKDWRSDRALRKLEALLAVADETASLIITGNGDVVQPENDLIAIGSGGNFAQSAATALLENTDLSAREIVEKSLTIAGNICVFTNNFQTIEEL
- a CDS encoding SPOR domain-containing protein is translated as MAQHDYINKKPAGRNSKKQAPAKKPFPILLVIIALLLVGGFAYGLWFIKSNADPKLVEKQANPTPAKKVEVAIPRTPEFIKEIREHEIQVEVKEIEQKGPYVMQCGSFKTHAQAESLKAKIAFAGLISEIKEAKGSNGIWYKVRLGPYKTKRQAESDKNKLKRVKIVGCGIWGWT
- the priA gene encoding primosomal protein N', which codes for MRFVEVAIKVPLPRTFDYKVEEQLSGLSTPLEPGMRVLVPFGNQKKVAVILSVKNTTDVPENKIKNIIEVIDDTPILSAQHLDLLSFTARYYCYPLGETIHIALPGALRQGESPDKTSINMVTLTEKGAKVPSLKAKTQLNLLKQLSQSGKSSLTELKALGFSKKTIDSLIDKDLITQTIEHDNQWQSVAPTVGTKPVLNKEQAVACTAINQSTGFKSFLLEGVTGSGKTEVYLQCLEEVLKRGEQALVLVPEIGLTPQTVNRFRRRFPDTPIMLWHSALTDNERLQTWRFCEKGSCAIVIGTRSSIFLPFLKLGMIVVDEEHDSSFKQQDTLRYHARDLAAYRAFQHKIPLILGSATPALETLHKAINNKYQLLSLTERAQTATDNQFKLLDMKGQPDQAGIAHASLATMRQHLNRGKQVMVFLNRRGFSPTLICHECGWLSECKRCSTSATFHKAIGQMICHHCGDQYHVPHQCPDCGSTQIFPNGKGTEQIEEFLSSEFPDTPVTRIDRDSTRRKGSLEKALDEINLGGARILVGTQMLAKGHHFADVSLVLILDVDSGLYSCDFRATEHLAQLVTQVAGRAGRSGEPGQVLLQTHFPEHPLLQDLVNNGYQDFARFALSERDDADLPPITNMAIVRAQGHSIKQVVDFLTDLVPVNGVSGIQLLGPIPAPLERVAGMYRFQLHIQAQDRRVLHQYLSQMVDYLSTSKLAQKVRWSLDVDPIDMI